In Ignavibacteria bacterium, a single genomic region encodes these proteins:
- the recO gene encoding DNA repair protein RecO — translation MSEIIKTEAVVLSKMNYRESSTIATFYTKDLGKISGIIKGARQPKSPVGHKIDSFNHLQIVLYKKAGREIQLISQAELISYYPRIKEDLLKLKYASASLELVLAMTIEEEANERLFRGLVRILNLFETSNRRPGVLLIKFIVFLLKESGFEIQFERCSICGRPIGAEEKKYYFNFERGMICSSCSHEVAGSMQLSPELFQFITGLSNIGSEEKISAGEIDNTLNFLEKYLKYHVPEFKGIKSIHLF, via the coding sequence ATGTCCGAAATAATAAAAACTGAAGCGGTAGTTCTTAGCAAAATGAACTACCGTGAAAGCAGTACAATTGCCACGTTTTACACGAAGGACCTGGGCAAGATTTCAGGTATCATCAAGGGTGCACGGCAGCCGAAGTCACCCGTTGGTCACAAGATAGATTCATTTAACCACCTCCAGATAGTTCTTTACAAAAAGGCCGGGCGGGAGATCCAGCTTATAAGCCAGGCCGAACTAATCTCTTATTACCCCAGGATAAAAGAAGACCTCCTGAAGCTTAAGTATGCCTCGGCCTCCCTGGAGCTTGTGCTTGCTATGACGATAGAAGAAGAGGCAAACGAGAGGCTTTTCCGCGGGCTGGTCAGAATCCTAAACCTCTTTGAAACATCCAACAGAAGACCGGGAGTGCTGTTAATTAAGTTCATAGTCTTCCTCTTAAAAGAAAGCGGCTTTGAGATACAATTCGAGCGCTGCTCAATATGCGGCAGGCCGATTGGGGCAGAAGAAAAGAAGTATTATTTCAATTTTGAACGGGGAATGATATGTTCTTCATGCAGCCATGAAGTGGCGGGTTCAATGCAACTTTCACCGGAACTTTTTCAATTTATTACTGGTCTAAGTAACATTGGGAGCGAGGAGAAAATAAGTGCCGGGGAAATCGACAACACGTTGAATTTCCTGGAGAAATACTTAAAATATCACGTTCCTGAGTTCAAGGGGATAAAATCTATTCACTTGTTTTAG